The Triticum aestivum cultivar Chinese Spring chromosome 3A, IWGSC CS RefSeq v2.1, whole genome shotgun sequence genome includes a region encoding these proteins:
- the LOC123062383 gene encoding ABSCISIC ACID-INSENSITIVE 5-like protein 2, which produces MGSRKMASQPGRGTGGGGDAGTSQRGQVQSLARQGSLYSLTLDEVQNHLGEPLQSMNLDELLRTVFPDDMEPDGATTSQYVPSSSLLRQGSITMPTELSKKTVDEVWKGIQDAPKRSVQGSGRRKRERQPTLGEMTLEDFLVQAGVVSQGFLKDTSDAGNLGLVGREATAAGAADLTSGAQWLGHYQQQIAAAAIDTHQHGQQIVPAAYMPIQFVPQPLNVVGPGATLGSAYSDGQSTSPMISPISDSQTPGRKRGVSGDVPNKFVERRQKRMIKNRESAARSRARKQAYTNELENKVSRLEEENERLKKQKELNMMLCSVPLPEPKYQLRRTCSAAF; this is translated from the exons ATGGGGAGTCGGAAAATGGCGTCACAGCCCGGGcgcggcaccggcggcggcggcgacgctggGACGTCGCAGCGCGGGCAGGTGCAGAGCCTGGCGAGGCAGGGGTCTCTGTACAGCCTCACCCTCGACGAGGTGCAGAACCATCTGGGAGAGCCCCTGCAGAGCATGAACCTCGACGAGCTGCTCAGGACCGTGTTTCCTGACGACATGGAGCCCGATGGCGCGACCACCAGCCAGTATGTGCCGAGTTCAAGCCTCCTGCGCCAGGGCAGCATCACGATGCCGACCGAGCTCAGCAAGAAGACGGTGGATGAGGTGTGGAAGGGCATCCAGGATGCGCCCAAGAGGAGTGTCCAGGGGAGTGGCCGGCGCAAGCGGGAGAGGCAGCCCACACTCGGGGAGATGACACTCGAGGATTTCTTGGTCCAAGCAGGGGTTGTTTCCCAGGGATTTCTCAAGGACACGAGCGATGCTGGCAATTTGGGTCTGGTGGGGAGAGAGGCTACAGCAGCCGGAGCCGCAGATTTGACATCAGGAGCACAGTGGTTAGGCCATTACCAGCAGCAGATTGCAGCTGCAGCCATCGACACTCATCAGCATGGCCAGCAAATTGTGCCAGCTGCTTATATGCCCATTCAGTTTGTCCCTCAGCCGCTGAATGTTGTTGGCCCTGGTGCCACTCTGGGGTCTGCTTACTCTGATGGCCAGAGTACATCACCAATGATCAGTCCAATCTCTGATTCTCAGACACCTGGGAGAAAGCGTGGTGTATCAGGAGATGTCCCCAATAAGTTTGTGGAGAGAAGGCAGAAGAGGATGATCAAGAATAGGGAGTCGGCTGCACGTTCAAGGGCTAGGAAACAG GCCTACACCAATGAACTCGAAAACAAGGTATCCCGTTTAGAAGAGGAGAATGAGAGGCTAAAGAAGCAAAAG GAGTTGAACATGATGCTTTGCTCGGTGCCTCTACCAGAACCCAAGTACCAACTCAGGAGAACATGCTCGGCCGCTTTCTGA
- the LOC123062382 gene encoding protein RETICULATA-RELATED 3, chloroplastic, whose product MAAPTAFAAARFLPSAHLDSSARLAPLRAAPTSNLAFSPLPASSSSALVALRSASPSPFPSGPGGKLPPPPPPRSYGGGGGGGSGDAADSGGAGDGAGGRAGILGMFLAGWAARVAADPQFPFKVLMEELVGVTACVLGDMSSRPNFGLNELDFVFSTLVVGSILNFVLMYMLAPTAGVSAAAAAAVSSLPSHMFEPGPYSLGSRVATLVSKGTTFAVVGFGAGLMGTAISNGLIALRKRMDPAFETPNKAPPTLLNAGTWALHMGISSNLRYQTLNGVEFLLGNVMPPPVFKVSVIALRCMNNVLGGMSFVLLARLTGAQKSDKPASSDSEAKERLIAEGDAIAANVSSEDK is encoded by the coding sequence ATGGCCGCCCCGACGGCCTTCGCCGCCGCCAGGTTCCTCCCCTCCGCCCACCTCGACTCCTCCGCGCGACTCGCCCCGCTCCGCGCCGCCCCGACCTCCAACCTCGCCTTCTCCCCGCtgccggcttcctcctcctccgcgcTCGTCGCCCTCCGCTCCGCCTCCCCATCCCCGTTCCCGTCCGGGCCGGGAGGGAAGctgcccccacccccgcccccgcgctcctatggcggcggcggcggcggcggatctggcgacgCGGCGGACTCCGGGGGCGCCGGAGACGGTGCCGGCGGCCGCGCAGGCATCCTCGGCATGTTCCTCGCCGGGTGGGCGGCCCGCGTCGCCGCGGATCCCCAGTTCCCGTTCAAGGTGCTCATGGAGGAGCTGGTCGGCGTCACCGCCTGCGTGCTCGGCGACATGTCGTCGCGCCCCAACTTCGGCCTCAACGAGCTCGACTTCGTCTTCTCCACCCTCGTCGTCGGATCCATCCTCAACTTCGTGCTCATGTACATGCTCGCCCCCACCGCCGGGGTCTCCGCCGCAGcggccgccgccgtctcctccctCCCCAGCCACATGTTCGAGCCGGGTCCTTACTCGCTGGGCTCCCGCGTCGCGACCCTCGTGTCCAAGGGCACCACGTTCGCGGTGGTGGGGTTCGGCGCCGGGCTCATGGGCACCGCCATCTCAAACGGGCTCATCGCCTTGAGGAAGCGCATGGACCCGGCCTTCGAGACCCCAAACAAGGCGCCGCCCACGCTGCTCAACGCCGGCACCTGGGCTCTCCACATGGGCATCAGCAGCAACCTGCGGTACCAGACCCTTAATGGGGTTGAGTTCCTTCTTGGCAATGTCATGCCACCCCCGGTCTTCAAGGTGTCTGTGATTGCTCTACGATGCATGAACAACGTGCTTGGTGGAATGTCCTTCGTGTTGCTCGCAAGGCTCACCGGTGCGCAGAAATCAGATAAGCCGGCATCTTCTGATTCAGAAGCCAAGGAGAGATTGATAGCCGAGGGCGATGCCATTGCTGCTAATGTTAGCAGTGAGGACAAGTGA